A genomic stretch from Carassius auratus strain Wakin unplaced genomic scaffold, ASM336829v1 scaf_tig00015962, whole genome shotgun sequence includes:
- the LOC113074990 gene encoding SLAM family member 9-like: MIQMLIFFCLSCCHLIGVFGSKTNETQSVMEGDSVTLHTDVTEIHENDAIMWKFGAEKSLIAQIKRASEIFSTFPDGRFRNRLNLDRQTGSLTITNITTQHAGLYEVEIILAKMSSKIFSVSVFARLPVPVISSNSSQCSSSSSSSQQNCSLLCSVVNVSHVTLSWYKGNSLLSSISVSDLSISLSLPLEVEYQEKNSYSCVINNPITNQTTHLDISKLCHTCSGTAVLF, encoded by the exons ATGATCCAGatgcttatttttttctgtttgagcTGCTGTCATCTGATCG GTGTTTTTGGTTCTAAGACAAATGAAAcacagtcagtgatggagggtgattctgtcactctacacactgatgtTACTGAAATACATGAAAACGATGCAATAATGTGGAAGTTTGGAGCAGAAAAGTCTCTGATAGCTCAAATAAAAAGAGCCTCTGAAATCTTCTCCACATTccctgatgggagattcagaaacagactgaatctggacagacagactggatctctgaccatcacaaacatcacaactcaacacgctgGACTCTATGAAGTAGAGATCATTCTAGCAAAAATGTCATCAAAAattttcagtgtttctgtctttg ctcgtcttcctgttcctgtcatcagcagtaactcttcacaatgttcatcttcatcatcatcatcacagcagaattgttcattgctgtgttcagtggtgaatgtgagtcatgtgactctctcctggtacaaaggaaacagtttattgtccagcatcagtgtgtctgatctcagcatcagtctctctctacctctggaggtggaatatcaggagaaaaacagctacagctgtgtgatcaacaatcccatcacaaaccagaccacacatctggacatcagcaaactctgtcacacGTGTTCAGGTACAGCAGTGCTGTTTTAA